CGGTCATGGCGTGGGGCGTGCGGGTGTGGGAGCGTCGATTCTATCGGCCCGCGGGCGCCGTGCACGGGTAGTCACCACTGCAACGACCAGCCCGACCAGCTGGTTTCTCCATCCAGGCTCAAAAGACGCTGGGTCCCGGCTTCCGCGGGGACCCAGCGTTTCGATCCTGGGCGGCGACTGGAGCCGCTCAGCTGTTGGTTCAGCGCACCGGGTTACCCGTGTGTGGCGTAAGGATCAGGTCATCCAGGTCGTAGCCCTGCGCACGTGCGGTATCCAGCAAGTCCTGCTGCACCTGCGCCGGCAGCGAGGGCTCGCGCGACAGCAGCCACAGGTACTTGTGGTCGGGCGAGCCGACCAGGGCGGTGCGGTATTCCGGGTCCAGGCGCAGGATCCAGTAGTCGCCCTTGGTGAACGGGATCCACTTCAGCCCGTCCGGGAGGAAGGTGACTTCCAGCTTGGCATTGTTGCTGCCCTCGACCACGAAGGCCTCGCCCACGGACTCCTGCGGCTCACCATGCTTGTCACGCGCACGGTTCTGTACGCGCACCGTGCCTTCCGGGTTGAGCGAGTAGGTCGCGGTGATGTCGGTGTAGTCCTCGGGCTCGTGGCGCATGGGCAGGCGCGCGATCTCGTACCAGGTGCCGAGGTAACGCTGCAGGTCGACGGAGGCCACGGTCACGGGCTTGGAAGCTTCGTTCATGGGGATGCTCGCTATGGAAAGCCTGCATTGCAGACGGTGCAGCGTGAATCCACCGTCGTCCACGCGCGCTGTCGTTCAGCCTTCTCCGCTCTCGCGGATGCCATGCGGCGCGTCGCTACGAACGTCATCGGCGAAGGAGCGGCCGT
This genomic interval from Pseudoxanthomonas suwonensis 11-1 contains the following:
- a CDS encoding lipocalin family protein; this encodes MNEASKPVTVASVDLQRYLGTWYEIARLPMRHEPEDYTDITATYSLNPEGTVRVQNRARDKHGEPQESVGEAFVVEGSNNAKLEVTFLPDGLKWIPFTKGDYWILRLDPEYRTALVGSPDHKYLWLLSREPSLPAQVQQDLLDTARAQGYDLDDLILTPHTGNPVR